Below is a window of Sulfitobacter sp. BSw21498 DNA.
GCGAACAGGACACCGCCCTGCCCGATCTGGGTGGTATCCAGAACTCTTTGGGCAAACGCACCCGTCACCGTCGGTCTTTGATGCGCATGCTGTTTGATTATTACGACACCGACCAGTTGATCGTCTGCATGGACCCTGGTGATATCGATTTGCTGAACGACTTTGCCGCTGACAGGTCAGTCACGCGGGTGCTGGAGATCGAATGCCAGTTCTCGGACGACTACCTTGTCGGACACGCCAAACGTGTCGGGCTGGCGGGCGAGCGCACCTCTGTCGACACACTAGAGCGGCTTTTGCCCACGATCCGCAATGATCTGACGCTGGAATCCGATCGTATCCGCGACGCGCAGTTCGAAAACTACGCCCGCGTGCGCGAAACAGCCTCGGCACAGGAAAACACCGAAGCGCTGGCCGCCTTTCTGCGCATATCGCCGGAGCAGGCACGCCCCATCGCCGATACCCACCATCTTTTTACCGACTGAGGACTGCCCATGGCCTATACCTACGACGATCAGAACATCTTTGCCAAAATCCTGCGCGGCGAAATTCCGAACAACACGGTTTACGATTCCGAACACGCGCTGGCGTTTCGGGACATTGAACCGCAGGCCCCCACGCATGTGCTGGTGATCCCCAAGGGGCCGTACATCAGCTTTGACCACTTCGCCGCAGAGGCAACCGATGCCGAAATCGTCGGCTATGTCCGCGCTATTTCAAAGGTGTGCAAAGCCGAAGGCGTCACTCTGGATGCGGGCGAAGGCTTTCGCATGATCGCCAACGCAGGCGCG
It encodes the following:
- a CDS encoding histidine triad nucleotide-binding protein → MAYTYDDQNIFAKILRGEIPNNTVYDSEHALAFRDIEPQAPTHVLVIPKGPYISFDHFAAEATDAEIVGYVRAISKVCKAEGVTLDAGEGFRMIANAGAHGVQEVPHLHVHILGGRPMGRMVARPS